The following coding sequences lie in one Pseudomonas sp. SL4(2022) genomic window:
- a CDS encoding DUF6701 domain-containing protein codes for MCIRTWLVRLLWVFACVASAPAVAQISFVSASSATPTANTTSLVLSVPAGVQSGDLLLAQVVTNGSATFTTPSGWTALQTTSNGLVQGLFYRFATASETGTVTWTWSGNRRAGGGIAVYRGVDSSQAPGAAVSASNTSGNPTAPAQTVVDVNSLLVAVYAFDRGQGTLTATGSMNTAYARSSTQSTGVTLLGSYEQRPAPGSTGTRVATSSDSARNWIAHSLLLRPLPISNAALLSWRLDEASWTGASGEVLDNSGNALHGTVINAATTANTSPALPQVNAQGTCGYGTFSSAASQYVQRADNNLLDLQGSFTIGAWVKPRTLPSSGLMSILSKDENYEFHLNPNGTINWWWQTTGNATNQFNSSTAVPVGQWSHVLIRYAPGDQRIYINGSLAGQASFSGTPQANNDPLQLGADQGQGSRYFNGELDEVRIFASALTEAQISALVAERHACAVSLQCFSDNFDDGSLGNDWAVASRGATSFTPTVTAARMRLTSNQVNVSTASTLQRLFPAAGNFIQVQFKYYAYNGSGADGVAVVLSDATVTPQPGAFGGPLGYGTRGDAANPGFAGGWLGVGLDEYGNFSVEGGDNPQQQRPDSVAIRGSGNAGGTSGYRYIAGTPANLNPEVDSPASSAAAPGHTYRITVDGRFSNEARVTVERDTGSGFVVLPNLNAVNVLAAANQQAALPEDFYLSLTGSTGGSTNIHELDDLQVCATTINPIGQQIDHFEFSYSPNALTCNPQPVAIRACADASCSSLFNGPVRVTLSPDNYWTATPPATVENGKTLVFSGGSAQAQLRVPTVGTVVIDDLSSVPVTRPNSQTVCSTAGCQISYANSGLLLQVPNMLAAKPTAATLSAVRKADNALQCVPAFANVTRSVSFTSAYSNPNNGSQPVVVNGSNVGDTAVSLALDFDATGTAPLTVRYDDAGEMKLSARYQGGAGSGDDGLVLDNAATDDLFISKPYGLCLQTASLLAPSTSCNDASCSVFPGGIRAGDNFPLTIRAVGWQADGEALTATQLCNGNVTTPNFRLANIGLSSAVVAPSGGSNGTVTPDRYNHALGNATLTNHSVSEVGVFTITATPPTGSYLDGETVSGGSSEPVGRFIPAFLSAQGSASLTPSCGSAFSYQGQPMGFANDRQPTLTVTAMNRNGGVTTNYDRGAFWKLAAPAVGTYSSITGIAARDVRLTRQGTANLAVLGADNGDGLRTYRWTGEQLLYTPAITPSSDDYPFDARIRQTFLAASLREDDQGQAVCHGSGCQDFNYDFTIDANNNLGSQVRLGRLRLGNAHGSELQGLGLPVVLESWQAVATGSFRPEGLDTCTTAVSLGAAQLDQFSGHLASGETTASLAWPLDPTQRQVLMSAPGNGNDGSVQVSFPSAPSWLQYPWDGATRSAARGLASFGIYKGSAPVIYRRELYR; via the coding sequence ATGTGCATCCGAACCTGGCTTGTTCGCCTGCTGTGGGTGTTTGCGTGTGTGGCCAGTGCCCCCGCAGTTGCTCAAATCAGTTTCGTGTCTGCGAGCAGTGCAACGCCCACCGCCAATACCACCAGCCTGGTATTGAGCGTGCCTGCGGGTGTGCAAAGCGGCGATTTGCTGCTGGCTCAGGTGGTGACCAATGGTTCGGCCACATTCACGACGCCCAGCGGTTGGACCGCGTTGCAAACCACCAGCAATGGCCTGGTGCAGGGCCTCTTCTATCGCTTTGCCACCGCCAGTGAGACCGGTACGGTCACTTGGACCTGGAGCGGTAATCGACGGGCCGGTGGCGGTATTGCGGTTTACCGGGGCGTTGACAGTAGTCAGGCGCCAGGGGCGGCAGTGTCTGCCAGTAATACCAGTGGAAATCCGACCGCACCGGCTCAGACTGTGGTCGATGTCAATAGCCTGCTGGTCGCGGTGTATGCCTTCGACCGAGGCCAGGGCACCCTGACCGCTACAGGAAGCATGAATACGGCGTATGCGCGCAGCAGCACTCAAAGTACTGGCGTTACCTTGCTGGGCAGTTACGAACAGCGGCCGGCCCCCGGCAGCACTGGCACACGGGTGGCAACCAGTAGTGATAGCGCGCGTAACTGGATTGCACACAGCCTGTTATTGCGCCCCTTGCCGATCAGCAACGCCGCCTTGCTCAGTTGGCGGCTGGATGAAGCCAGCTGGACGGGCGCTTCCGGTGAGGTGCTCGATAACAGCGGTAACGCACTGCACGGCACCGTCATCAATGCGGCCACTACCGCCAATACTTCGCCGGCTCTGCCACAGGTCAATGCGCAGGGCACGTGCGGCTACGGCACGTTCAGCAGCGCCGCCAGTCAGTATGTTCAGCGCGCAGATAACAACCTGCTGGATTTGCAGGGCAGCTTCACCATTGGCGCTTGGGTCAAACCGCGTACCCTGCCGTCCTCGGGGTTGATGAGCATTTTGTCCAAGGATGAGAACTACGAGTTTCATCTCAACCCCAATGGCACCATCAACTGGTGGTGGCAGACCACCGGCAACGCCACCAACCAGTTCAACAGCAGCACGGCAGTGCCGGTTGGGCAGTGGAGCCATGTACTGATCCGCTATGCACCGGGCGATCAGCGTATCTACATCAATGGCAGCCTGGCGGGGCAGGCCAGCTTCAGTGGTACACCGCAGGCCAACAATGATCCGCTGCAGCTGGGGGCTGATCAGGGGCAAGGTAGCCGTTACTTCAATGGCGAGCTGGATGAGGTGCGTATCTTTGCGAGTGCGCTGACTGAGGCGCAGATCAGTGCGCTGGTGGCCGAGCGTCACGCCTGTGCGGTGAGCTTGCAGTGCTTCAGTGACAATTTTGACGATGGCAGCCTGGGCAATGACTGGGCAGTGGCAAGCCGCGGTGCAACGTCCTTCACTCCGACCGTGACGGCCGCGCGTATGCGCCTGACCAGTAATCAGGTCAACGTCTCCACCGCTTCTACCTTGCAGCGGCTGTTCCCCGCCGCCGGTAACTTTATCCAGGTGCAGTTCAAGTATTACGCCTACAACGGCTCGGGTGCCGATGGCGTGGCCGTAGTGCTTTCGGATGCCACGGTGACGCCGCAACCGGGTGCGTTTGGCGGGCCGTTGGGCTATGGCACGCGTGGAGATGCCGCCAACCCCGGGTTTGCCGGTGGCTGGCTGGGTGTGGGCCTCGACGAGTACGGCAATTTTTCAGTCGAAGGCGGTGACAACCCACAGCAGCAACGCCCTGATTCGGTGGCTATACGGGGTTCGGGTAATGCCGGAGGAACCAGCGGTTACCGTTACATCGCAGGCACTCCCGCCAACCTCAATCCTGAGGTCGATAGCCCCGCGAGTAGCGCGGCGGCTCCCGGACACACCTACCGCATTACTGTGGATGGCCGCTTCAGCAATGAAGCGCGGGTGACCGTGGAGCGCGACACCGGCAGTGGTTTCGTGGTGCTGCCCAATCTGAATGCGGTCAATGTGCTGGCAGCGGCTAATCAGCAGGCAGCCCTGCCTGAGGATTTCTACCTGTCGTTAACCGGCTCCACCGGCGGCTCGACCAATATTCATGAGCTCGACGACCTGCAAGTCTGTGCCACCACGATTAATCCCATCGGCCAGCAGATCGATCATTTCGAGTTCAGCTACTCGCCCAATGCACTGACCTGCAATCCACAGCCCGTGGCCATTCGCGCCTGTGCCGATGCCAGCTGCAGCAGCCTGTTCAATGGGCCGGTGAGGGTCACGCTAAGCCCGGACAATTACTGGACCGCCACGCCCCCGGCAACGGTCGAGAACGGCAAAACCCTCGTTTTCAGTGGTGGCTCGGCACAGGCACAGCTGCGCGTGCCCACGGTGGGAACAGTGGTCATCGATGATCTCAGCTCAGTGCCCGTTACCAGGCCCAACAGCCAAACCGTCTGCTCAACCGCCGGCTGCCAGATCAGTTATGCCAACAGCGGTCTGCTGCTGCAGGTGCCGAACATGCTGGCGGCCAAACCTACAGCGGCCACCCTCAGCGCGGTGCGCAAGGCGGATAATGCGCTGCAATGCGTGCCGGCCTTTGCCAACGTCACGCGCAGCGTCAGCTTCACCTCGGCCTATAGCAATCCGAATAATGGCTCCCAGCCCGTGGTGGTCAACGGCAGCAATGTCGGTGACACGGCGGTGAGCCTGGCGCTCGACTTCGATGCCACCGGCACTGCGCCGCTGACCGTGCGTTACGACGATGCCGGGGAGATGAAACTGAGTGCCCGCTATCAGGGCGGGGCCGGCAGTGGCGACGACGGGCTGGTGCTGGACAATGCCGCGACTGACGATCTGTTTATCAGCAAGCCTTATGGCCTGTGTCTGCAGACCGCCAGCCTTCTCGCGCCGAGCACCAGTTGCAATGACGCCAGCTGTTCGGTGTTCCCCGGCGGCATCCGTGCGGGTGACAATTTCCCTCTGACCATTCGTGCAGTGGGCTGGCAGGCCGATGGCGAGGCGCTGACGGCGACACAGCTGTGCAACGGCAATGTCACCACCCCCAATTTCCGCCTCGCGAATATTGGTCTGAGCAGCGCAGTAGTCGCCCCGAGCGGGGGCAGCAATGGCACAGTAACCCCCGATCGCTATAACCATGCCCTGGGTAATGCAACGCTTACGAACCACTCGGTTTCCGAGGTCGGTGTCTTCACCATCACCGCTACTCCGCCGACAGGCAGTTATCTGGATGGGGAAACGGTCAGTGGCGGTAGCAGCGAGCCGGTGGGTCGTTTTATTCCGGCCTTTTTAAGCGCTCAGGGCAGTGCCAGCCTGACCCCCAGTTGTGGCAGCGCTTTCAGCTATCAGGGCCAGCCAATGGGGTTCGCCAATGACCGCCAGCCCACACTGACGGTCACGGCCATGAACCGCAATGGCGGTGTAACCACAAACTATGACCGCGGGGCTTTCTGGAAGCTGGCAGCGCCGGCAGTCGGCACTTACAGCTCAATCACCGGCATCGCCGCTCGGGATGTGCGGCTGACCCGTCAGGGCACTGCCAACCTGGCGGTGCTGGGGGCTGATAACGGTGATGGGTTGCGTACCTATCGCTGGACGGGTGAGCAACTGCTCTATACGCCCGCGATCACGCCCAGCAGTGACGACTACCCCTTTGATGCCAGGATCCGCCAGACTTTTCTCGCGGCCAGCTTGCGCGAGGATGACCAGGGCCAGGCGGTGTGCCATGGCAGCGGCTGCCAGGATTTCAATTACGACTTCACGATTGATGCAAACAACAACCTCGGTAGCCAGGTGCGTCTCGGCCGCTTGCGCCTGGGCAACGCGCATGGCTCGGAACTGCAGGGGCTGGGGCTGCCGGTGGTGCTGGAGAGTTGGCAGGCTGTGGCCACTGGCAGCTTTCGGCCTGAAGGGTTGGACACCTGCACCACGGCTGTCAGCCTGGGGGCGGCGCAGCTGGATCAATTCAGTGGCCATCTGGCCTCTGGGGAAACCACGGCCAGCCTGGCTTGGCCGCTGGATCCAACTCAACGGCAGGTGTTAATGAGTGCACCCGGCAACGGCAACGACGGTTCGGTGCAAGTCAGTTTTCCATCCGCGCCCAGCTGGTTGCAGTACCCCTGGGACGGGGCGACCCGTTCGGCTGCGCGTGGCCTGGCCAGTTTTGGGATCTACAAGGGCTCGGCCCCGGTGATCTACCGCCGCGAACTGTATCGCTGA
- a CDS encoding type II secretion system protein yields the protein MSTMRPDSRQRGFGLVAAMFVIIIMAAVIATMARLAVSQNATNTLAIQQARAYQAAQAGLEWGIKQVLDGQACTDSFSVSGFAVSVSCVATTPLSVAEENRMVQFYQLTATAEFGATGSADYAYRRLTAVVER from the coding sequence ATGTCGACAATGCGCCCTGACTCGCGGCAGCGCGGTTTCGGCCTGGTGGCAGCGATGTTCGTGATCATCATCATGGCCGCTGTGATCGCCACCATGGCGCGCCTGGCCGTCAGTCAGAACGCCACCAATACGTTGGCCATTCAGCAGGCGCGTGCTTATCAGGCGGCGCAGGCCGGACTTGAATGGGGCATTAAACAGGTCTTGGACGGGCAAGCCTGCACCGACAGTTTCAGCGTGTCGGGGTTTGCCGTGAGTGTCAGCTGTGTGGCGACCACACCGTTGAGCGTGGCCGAGGAAAATCGCATGGTGCAGTTCTATCAGCTGACCGCCACGGCCGAGTTCGGCGCCACGGGCAGCGCCGATTATGCCTACCGTCGTTTGACGGCTGTTGTGGAGCGTTAA
- a CDS encoding PulJ/GspJ family protein — translation MCNQALAIPPSGALASSGRGERGFTLVELIMVIALSALVAVLISSVLSNPLQGFVDQSRRAELVDLASGALNRMARDVRLAVPNTLRTPNAQTVELLAIHEAGRYRANLAGGVVRHDPPRCPPSPQACVIDVLSPGMTPARVADARWMVLYNIGMDTTGDSVWPPFNSSDAATPAVVTPNGVGFAFSAGVMTLSGAAASGFRFKFASPQRRFYLAREVLGYHCDNPGTDATTGHGTGVIRRASFTSLASSYTYGVGNSSLLVDSVSRCTFTYEPGTNTRGALLTLRLGVKRQGEEIMLMQQVHVDNAP, via the coding sequence ATGTGCAACCAGGCATTGGCTATCCCGCCCTCAGGTGCGCTTGCATCTAGTGGGCGTGGTGAGCGTGGCTTCACTCTGGTGGAGCTGATCATGGTGATCGCTCTATCGGCGCTGGTGGCGGTGCTGATCAGCAGCGTGCTGTCCAACCCTCTGCAAGGCTTTGTCGATCAAAGCCGGCGGGCCGAGCTGGTGGACCTGGCGTCTGGTGCGCTCAACCGCATGGCCCGCGACGTCCGCCTGGCCGTACCGAATACCCTGCGCACGCCGAATGCGCAGACGGTTGAATTGCTGGCGATTCACGAAGCCGGGCGTTATCGCGCCAACCTGGCCGGTGGTGTGGTGCGGCATGATCCGCCGCGCTGCCCGCCATCACCGCAGGCCTGTGTGATTGACGTGCTGAGCCCCGGCATGACGCCGGCGCGTGTCGCCGATGCGCGCTGGATGGTGCTGTACAACATCGGTATGGACACCACGGGGGATTCGGTCTGGCCGCCGTTCAACAGCAGCGATGCTGCCACCCCAGCCGTGGTGACGCCCAATGGTGTCGGGTTCGCCTTCAGTGCGGGGGTGATGACCCTCAGCGGTGCCGCGGCTTCAGGCTTTCGCTTTAAATTCGCCTCGCCGCAACGGCGCTTTTATCTGGCCCGGGAAGTACTGGGTTATCACTGTGATAATCCGGGTACGGATGCGACCACCGGGCATGGCACCGGGGTCATCCGGCGGGCCAGCTTTACCAGCCTGGCCAGCAGTTATACCTATGGCGTGGGCAACAGTTCGTTGCTGGTGGACAGCGTGTCGCGCTGCACGTTTACCTATGAACCGGGCACCAATACCCGTGGTGCGTTGCTGACCTTGCGGTTGGGTGTGAAGCGCCAGGGGGAGGAAATCATGCTGATGCAACAGGTGCATGTCGACAATGCGCCCTGA
- a CDS encoding type IV pilus modification PilV family protein, giving the protein MLRVARLEYKPAQRGMTLVELVITIVVLGIAAAAMFSAMAAITGRSADPMLRQQSLAIAEAYLEEITLQAFPATTPCAASHDGAGRGSFDDLCDYNGLFYANQPFAPRSAGSVTPLAGLEAYQVGVAVVSAQLNGVDALRITVTVRDPAGQSLALDGYRAAY; this is encoded by the coding sequence ATGCTGCGGGTTGCCCGTCTTGAGTACAAACCTGCGCAGCGCGGCATGACCCTGGTTGAGCTGGTCATCACCATTGTGGTGTTGGGTATCGCGGCGGCGGCCATGTTTTCGGCCATGGCGGCGATCACCGGGCGTTCGGCGGACCCCATGCTGCGCCAGCAGAGCCTGGCGATTGCCGAGGCCTATCTGGAAGAAATCACCCTGCAGGCTTTCCCAGCCACCACGCCCTGTGCCGCGAGCCATGACGGCGCTGGGCGAGGCAGCTTCGATGACCTGTGTGATTACAACGGGTTGTTCTACGCCAATCAGCCATTTGCACCGCGCAGCGCGGGATCGGTTACGCCGTTGGCCGGCCTTGAGGCTTATCAGGTAGGCGTTGCGGTGGTGTCCGCGCAACTGAACGGTGTTGATGCCTTGCGGATTACCGTGACGGTGCGTGACCCCGCCGGTCAGTCGTTGGCGCTCGACGGTTACAGGGCGGCCTACTGA
- a CDS encoding type II secretion system protein, protein MRGFTLVELLMVMVIIGILAAVVGPRFFDRQVFDERLFFEESLAAVRYGQKLAVASGCPIKAQISNAGYALTYAAACGAQAAGSAVANPAGGSYAASKPDNVDLSVALDVTFNSLGGAAGPDSTAKMANGAFVLSVHPVTGFIETTP, encoded by the coding sequence GTGCGTGGCTTTACCCTGGTCGAGTTGCTGATGGTCATGGTGATCATCGGCATTCTCGCCGCCGTGGTAGGGCCGCGTTTCTTTGACCGGCAGGTGTTCGATGAGCGCCTGTTTTTTGAAGAAAGCCTGGCGGCAGTGCGCTACGGGCAGAAGCTGGCGGTGGCCAGTGGCTGCCCGATCAAGGCGCAGATCAGCAATGCCGGCTATGCGCTGACTTACGCGGCGGCCTGTGGTGCACAGGCGGCGGGCAGTGCGGTGGCCAACCCGGCTGGCGGTAGCTATGCCGCCAGCAAGCCTGACAACGTGGACCTCAGCGTCGCGTTGGATGTTACGTTCAATTCCCTGGGGGGCGCTGCTGGTCCGGACAGCACTGCCAAGATGGCCAATGGCGCCTTTGTGCTGAGCGTCCATCCTGTCACCGGTTTTATTGAGACCACGCCGTGA
- a CDS encoding type II secretion system protein: protein MKKQQSGFTLIELIMVIVILGILAAFALPRFADFGADARRATIQGVEGAMKSASAITRSAFLAAGTNPATVTLEGASVAITNGYASPAGIVVAANITGNSATDNTNTGDFVVTTTATTATVQAKGATTATACQVVYTAATATVAPTIVRTITGC, encoded by the coding sequence ATGAAGAAGCAACAAAGCGGTTTTACCCTGATCGAGCTGATTATGGTGATTGTGATCCTGGGCATTCTGGCGGCGTTTGCGTTGCCGCGGTTTGCGGATTTCGGTGCCGATGCTCGCCGCGCAACCATTCAGGGTGTTGAGGGCGCGATGAAGTCGGCCAGCGCGATCACGCGTTCGGCATTTCTGGCGGCTGGTACGAATCCGGCGACTGTTACTCTGGAGGGGGCTTCTGTTGCAATTACCAACGGCTATGCCAGTCCTGCAGGCATCGTAGTGGCGGCAAATATCACGGGTAACAGTGCTACTGATAACACCAATACGGGCGATTTCGTCGTTACTACCACGGCCACCACAGCAACTGTGCAGGCTAAAGGTGCAACTACTGCGACTGCATGTCAGGTGGTTTATACCGCAGCCACTGCGACGGTAGCTCCGACTATTGTCCGTACTATCACAGGCTGCTAA
- a CDS encoding type II secretion system protein produces the protein MKNSKGFTLIELVVVIVILGILAAVALPRFINVSKDAHEGAVKGAGGALASAVLLVRSQWEVNRSNGSDTTPDTDVTGYGDGLVDVNASGWPIGTAGALNCVQLWNAILQGSAPTVGTASTPTAPVDYVATTAGTTCTYTYQLDPPVSATTGDRIVYDSATGTVVTTYVR, from the coding sequence ATGAAGAACAGCAAAGGCTTTACCCTGATCGAATTGGTTGTCGTCATCGTCATACTCGGCATTCTTGCCGCTGTGGCGCTGCCGCGTTTTATCAACGTCTCCAAGGATGCTCATGAGGGTGCCGTCAAAGGTGCCGGCGGGGCATTGGCTTCAGCTGTTCTGCTGGTGCGTTCGCAGTGGGAAGTGAACCGCTCCAACGGCTCGGATACGACACCGGACACGGATGTAACCGGATACGGTGACGGCCTGGTGGATGTGAACGCCAGCGGCTGGCCAATCGGAACCGCTGGTGCGCTCAACTGCGTGCAGCTGTGGAACGCTATTCTGCAGGGATCTGCTCCGACTGTTGGCACGGCCTCGACACCGACTGCCCCGGTGGACTACGTGGCCACAACTGCCGGTACAACCTGTACTTACACCTATCAACTCGACCCGCCAGTGAGTGCCACCACGGGTGACCGGATCGTCTACGACTCTGCAACGGGCACTGTCGTCACGACTTACGTACGTTGA
- a CDS encoding type II secretion system F family protein translates to MSLYRFTGRDAQGGKIIGSREAGSADSLASELLAERITPLTIEEQAQASDNDVFAQLKESLRRKHVDLEELIIFCRQMYSLSKAGVPIIRAIGGLAESSRNLYLREVLQAVRSDLEGGQGMAVALNAHPKVFNTLFVSMISVGENTGQLDQAFRQLSVYLELERETRKRIKQATRYPLFVLSAMAVALVVINLFVIPAFAKVFAQFKADLPWATQILIGTSQFFQDFWWLLALLFGGSLFGFFKWIETDAGALRWDQIKLRLPIVGGIFERIALARFTRTFAMMYRAGVPLLQTLSINSASVGNRYIGQAILAMREGIERGEALTRTASASGLFTPLVLQMMAVGEETGALDDLFVEVADFYEQEVDYDLKQLADAIEPILIVAMGIMVLVLALGVFLPMWELASAAKGGR, encoded by the coding sequence GTGAGCCTGTATCGCTTTACCGGTCGTGATGCCCAGGGCGGCAAGATTATCGGCAGCCGCGAGGCGGGGTCGGCAGATAGTCTGGCCAGCGAACTGCTGGCCGAACGCATCACCCCACTGACCATCGAAGAGCAGGCCCAGGCGAGCGACAACGACGTGTTCGCTCAGCTCAAGGAAAGCCTGCGGCGCAAACATGTCGATCTGGAAGAGCTGATTATCTTCTGCCGGCAGATGTACAGCCTGAGCAAGGCCGGCGTGCCGATCATCCGCGCGATTGGTGGCCTGGCCGAATCCAGCCGCAACCTTTACCTGCGCGAAGTGCTGCAGGCGGTGCGCAGCGATCTGGAAGGCGGTCAGGGCATGGCTGTGGCACTTAACGCCCATCCCAAGGTGTTCAACACCCTGTTTGTCAGCATGATCAGCGTCGGGGAAAACACCGGCCAGCTCGATCAGGCCTTCCGCCAGCTGTCGGTGTACCTGGAACTGGAGCGCGAAACCCGCAAGCGCATCAAACAGGCCACGCGTTACCCGCTGTTCGTGCTGTCGGCCATGGCGGTAGCGCTGGTCGTAATCAACCTGTTCGTGATTCCGGCCTTCGCCAAGGTGTTTGCCCAGTTCAAGGCGGACCTGCCCTGGGCCACACAAATCCTGATCGGCACCTCGCAGTTCTTTCAGGATTTCTGGTGGCTATTGGCCCTGCTGTTCGGCGGCAGTCTGTTTGGCTTTTTCAAATGGATCGAGACCGATGCCGGTGCCCTGAGATGGGACCAGATCAAGCTACGCCTGCCGATTGTCGGCGGCATCTTCGAGCGCATCGCCCTGGCGCGCTTCACCCGCACCTTCGCGATGATGTACCGCGCCGGCGTGCCCCTGCTGCAGACCCTGTCGATCAACAGTGCCAGCGTGGGCAACCGCTACATCGGCCAGGCGATTCTGGCCATGCGTGAAGGCATTGAACGTGGTGAAGCCTTGACCCGCACCGCGTCTGCCAGCGGCCTGTTCACCCCGCTGGTGCTGCAAATGATGGCCGTGGGCGAAGAAACCGGCGCGCTGGACGACCTGTTTGTCGAGGTGGCGGATTTTTACGAACAGGAAGTCGATTACGACCTCAAGCAACTGGCCGATGCCATTGAACCGATTCTGATTGTGGCCATGGGCATCATGGTGCTGGTGCTGGCGCTGGGGGTGTTTTTACCCATGTGGGAACTGGCTTCGGCGGCCAAGGGTGGCCGTTGA
- a CDS encoding GspE/PulE family protein: MSQDDLRQRKVRLGDLLIQAGLLSDAQLQLALQDQKRTGAKLGRTVVDMGFVDEVRLLTALSEQMKIPFIDLKHFKFDQELVQRLPEAMARRFRALVLSREGDGLLVGMSDPLDLFALDEMDRILKVRVRPAVVREAELLATLDTVYRRTSEIASIAGELEGELKDSDFDLSKLGADSNTEAPVVRLLQTLFEDAVQMKASDIHIEPDEGVVRIRQRIDGVLSEQVMKEARVASALVMRLKIMSGLDISEKRLPQDGRFNIRVKGHNIDVRVSTMPVQYGESVVMRLLDQTGGVSTLEASGMPPDMLVRFRRLLQRPFGLVLVTGPTGSGKTTTLYAGLSELNSPEKKIITVEDPVEYRLPRINQVQVNAKIELSFARVLRAALRQDPDIVLIGEMRDQETAEIGLRAALTGHLVLSTLHTNDALTSAMRLIDMGAEPFLVATSLNAVLAQRLIRRVCENCMEDDTPEPRQLLWLENLHRAPLTGRTFKRGAGCHQCNNTGYAGRIGVYELLEMDDGMIAALRRNDPQGFAEAAQASVHYRPLAACALDYALAGVTSVDEVLKVCATLTDEGVA, from the coding sequence ATGAGTCAGGATGATCTTCGCCAACGCAAGGTGCGTCTCGGCGACCTGCTGATTCAGGCCGGCTTGCTCAGCGATGCGCAGCTGCAACTGGCCCTGCAGGATCAGAAACGTACCGGTGCCAAGTTGGGGCGTACGGTGGTCGACATGGGCTTTGTGGATGAGGTGCGTTTGCTCACCGCCTTGTCCGAGCAGATGAAGATCCCGTTTATCGACCTCAAACACTTCAAGTTCGATCAAGAATTGGTGCAGCGCCTGCCAGAGGCCATGGCCCGGCGTTTCCGCGCGCTGGTGCTGTCACGCGAGGGCGATGGCCTGCTGGTAGGCATGTCCGACCCGCTCGATCTGTTCGCCCTGGACGAGATGGACCGCATCCTCAAGGTCCGCGTGCGCCCGGCGGTGGTCCGTGAGGCCGAGCTGCTGGCGACCCTGGACACGGTGTATCGACGCACCAGCGAAATTGCCTCGATTGCCGGTGAGCTCGAAGGCGAACTCAAGGACAGCGATTTCGACCTGTCCAAGCTGGGTGCCGACAGCAACACCGAAGCGCCGGTGGTGCGTTTGCTGCAAACCCTGTTTGAAGATGCCGTGCAGATGAAGGCGTCCGACATCCACATCGAGCCCGACGAAGGTGTGGTGCGCATTCGTCAGCGCATCGACGGCGTGCTCAGTGAGCAGGTGATGAAGGAGGCGCGCGTGGCTTCGGCCCTGGTGATGCGCCTGAAGATCATGTCCGGGCTGGATATTTCCGAAAAGCGCTTGCCCCAGGACGGCCGTTTCAATATCCGGGTCAAGGGCCACAACATCGATGTGCGGGTCTCGACCATGCCGGTGCAGTACGGTGAGTCGGTGGTCATGCGTTTGCTCGATCAAACGGGCGGGGTGTCCACCCTGGAAGCCAGCGGCATGCCGCCGGACATGCTGGTGCGCTTCCGTCGCCTGCTGCAACGCCCGTTTGGCCTGGTGCTGGTCACCGGGCCCACCGGCTCCGGTAAGACCACCACGCTGTATGCCGGGTTATCCGAGCTGAACAGCCCGGAGAAAAAGATCATCACCGTGGAAGACCCGGTGGAATACCGGCTGCCACGCATCAATCAGGTGCAGGTCAATGCCAAGATCGAGCTGAGCTTTGCCCGCGTGCTGCGCGCCGCGTTGCGTCAGGACCCGGACATCGTGCTGATCGGTGAGATGCGTGACCAGGAAACCGCCGAGATCGGCCTGCGAGCCGCATTGACCGGTCACCTGGTGCTCTCGACCCTGCACACCAACGATGCCCTGACCTCGGCCATGCGCCTGATCGACATGGGCGCCGAGCCGTTTCTGGTCGCCACCTCGCTGAATGCGGTGCTGGCCCAGCGCCTGATCCGTCGCGTCTGCGAGAACTGCATGGAGGACGATACGCCCGAGCCGCGCCAGCTGCTGTGGCTGGAAAACCTGCACCGTGCGCCGCTGACCGGGCGTACGTTCAAGCGTGGCGCCGGTTGCCACCAGTGCAACAACACCGGCTATGCCGGGCGTATTGGTGTTTACGAACTGCTGGAAATGGACGACGGCATGATTGCCGCGCTGCGCCGCAACGACCCACAAGGCTTTGCCGAAGCGGCCCAGGCCAGCGTCCATTACCGACCGTTGGCCGCCTGTGCGCTGGATTACGCCCTGGCCGGTGTGACCAGCGTGGATGAAGTGCTGAAAGTCTGCGCCACTCTGACTGATGAAGGGGTGGCCTGA